The uncultured Dysgonomonas sp. genome contains the following window.
CCCATAAGTCAATGATTTCTTTGACTTTTTTTTTGTTTTCCATTGTTGTTTTATTCTAAATTAGTTAATACTTGTATCAATTAAAAGATACAAAAAATCCTGAAGTTTTATCCTTAAGGTTCCAAATTTGAGATTCCCTGAATTTGAGGGCGAGTGGGAAGTGACATTTCTTGGAAATGAGTGCACGGTTAACCCGAAAGTATCTACTCTAGAAAGTGAATTTGTTTACGTCGATTTAGAGTCAGTAGTTAAAGGAGTATTGATAAGTACAAATCATATAAATAGGTCGGAAGCTCCGAGCCGAGCTCAAAGAGTTCTTTCGGATAAAGATATATTATTTCAATGTGTACGCCCCTATCAGTTAAACAATTATATTTATCATAGACAAGGCAGTAAGCAATGGGTAGCTTCCACAGGATATGCACAAATACGGACAAAGCATAATATTGATTTCCTTTATCAATTATTAAATTCTCCTCAATTCAATCAAGAAGTAATGCTTCGCTGTACGGGTACAAGTTATCCTGCAATATCGGGTACAGATCTTGGAAATATCCCAATATCAATTTGTTCCAATGAAGAGCAAAAGAAAATAGGAGGGCTATTATTTCGGATAGACGATCAGATTGCCACCCAAAGCAAAATAATTGAGGGTTTGAAGGAATTAAAAGCTTGGCTCAGCAAACAACTATTTAGTCGCAAGCTCCGCTTCAAAGATGAGAATGGGAATGATTTTCCAGAGTGGGTGGAAACGAAATTAGGGGAAATAGCAGAAACGTATTCAGGCGGAACACCTACTTCGACAAATAATAGCTATTATATTGGGAATATTCCATTTATTAAGTCGGGAGAAATTTCATCTGATAAAACAGAACAGTTCATCAATGAGGAGGCTTTGAAAAATTCGTCAGCAAAAATGGTATCTAAAGGCGATTTACTACTAGCCTTATATGGTGCGACCAGTGGAGAGGTTGCAATATCTCAAATAGCAGGTGCTATAAATCAAGCAGTGTTAGTTATTAAGAGTATGCAAAATACTAATTTCCTTCATCATTTCTTAAGATGTAATAAGGAAAATATAATTTCTACATACCTTCAAGGTGGACAAGGTAATTTATCGGCACAAATTGTAAAAAATATAACTATAAATCTTCCATCCCTCACTGAACAGAAAAAAATAGCCGATTTCCTTTCTGAAATCGACAATAAAGTAGAAGTTGAAACTACAACATTTGACTTGCTGACCAAACAAAAACATTATCTTTTACGACAGATGTTTATATAAACATCTGTTTGAGGAGGTATTTTTTCTGAATTTCTAATTGTTGTAATACTTTAGACTCTATTCTGATCTTATAATCATAAGAAGAAAGAAAATCAGTTATTTTGCCCTGTTCCTCCATGCAAGGCTGTTCAAATCTAATTTTGGAGAAATTTTCATAAAATAAGTAATCCCTCACACCTCCTTCAACATTCTTCAAAACTTCTTTGTTAAATGAATTAGTTTTAAAGAAATGAAACAAGAAATTATCGTTTATGGAGTCTTGGGTTTTGAAACAAACATATAATGAGCTAATAATTATATTCTCTAAATTGCCACTATACCCGATTGAACCAACGTTTATTCTTGCTGGATTATATGCAAAAGTGTGTTTGTTTATTACTTTATATAGTTTGATGTCATAACCTCTATCATCACTATCAATTCCTTCAAATTGTTCATTTTGAGGAACAAATCCGTCTTTGTTATTTATTGAATATACTGGAAGTTTTTCATTGTTTTTATTTCTTTCACTTACAACCATTGTAACATTTCCTAATAGCTGCGTTTTCCATTCTGGAAAATCTGCCCCATCATCATCTTTGAAGCGGAGCTTGCGACTAAATAGTTGTTTGCTGAGCCAAGCTTTTAATTCCTTCAAACCCTCAATTATTTTGCTTTGGGCTGCAATACGTTCGTCTATCAGAGATAAAAAAGAAGCTATTTTTTGTTGCTCAGAAATATCGGGAATAGAAATCTCGATCTGTTCTATTGTACTTTTTGAAAGACTAGGAACACCAGATGCTTCATTATACATTAACCAATTTATCTGTTCAAAAACATTGAATACAAATTTAGGTAGAACGTTCTTGTACGAATAAGTATAAAATAACGTATCCACAGTCCAAAACTTACCATTATAATAGAATGGTTTGTTAATTGTACCTTTTCGCCCAATACATACCGACTCCCCATCAAAAAGAAATTCATTCACAGAGGTCATATAGCCTCCAGTACCAAAAACAGGAATATTTCCTTCTTTTAGATGTTTATAATCTCTACCACTCCCAACTTTAAGAATCTCTCCCAACTTCTTCACTTCCCACTCGCCCTCAAATTCAGGGAATCTCAAATTTGGAACGTTGCCCTTATTTTTTCTCTCTTCTTTCATACCAGTCATTGTAATGCTTTGCAATTTAACATTGAGGATTTATCCAAAACTAAAAAACCAATCCTAACTCTTTTAGATACACTTCAATTTGGCTATCCAAATCGCTGCGTTTTGCTTCGAGTTCTTTAATTTCACGCATTACGGCATGAATATCTATTTCCTCTTCTTCTTCGAACGTGTCTACGTACCGAGGAATATTTAGATTAAAATCGTTGTCAATAATCTCTTGTAGTGAAGCGCGATGAGAATACTTTTCGAGTTCGGCACGAGTAGCGTAAGTATCCACAATCTTGTCTATATGCTCCTCTCTCAACTTATTCTGATTCTTTACTTTCTCAAATGCTTTTGAGGCATCAATAAACAAAATATTATCGCCATCTTTTCGGCATTTTTTGAAAACTAGTATACATGTAGGAATACTAGTTCCATAAAATAAGTTGGCTGGCAGTCCAATAATGGCATCAATATAGTTTTTGTTCTCAATCAAATAGCGGCGAATCTTACCCTCGGATGCTCCACGAAACAGCACCCCGTGAGGAGCCACGCAAGCCATTGTACCACCATCACTTAAGTGATGTATCATGTGTAGAATAAAGGCATAATCGGCTTTGCTTTTGGGGGCTAATGCTCCGGCACGGCTAAAACGATCGTCGGTATTATATTTGCTATCGGCAGTCCAATTAGCTGAAAATGGAGGGTTTGCTACAATGGCATCAAACACTTCATTCTCAAATTGGTCGTCCTCTAACGTATCACCACTACGTATTTCGAACTTATCGTATCGTTGATTATGCAATAGCATATTCATTCGGGCGAGGTTGTAGGTAGTAGGGTTCTTTTCCTGCCCATATATAAATTCGGCTCCGCCCTCTTTGGCTACACGTAACAGCAGCGAACCCGAACCGCAGGTGGGGTCATAAACATTACGTAACCGAGAATGATCTACCGTAACAATACGTGCGAGAATAGTTGACACTTCCTGCGGAGTATAAAATTCGCCTGCCTTTTGTCCAGCACCGGCAGCAAATTCTCCGATCATATATTCATAAGCATCTCCTAAAACATCTATTTCGGCATCTTCCAGTCGAAAATCTATTTCGTCGAGAGCTAATAAGAGGCTACTTATTAATTTATTTTTATCGTCCGCTGTCTTACCTAGTTTGGCAGATGTCAAGTCCACATCATCGAATAAGTTTTGAAAATCATCTTGCGAATCGGCGCTCAATGTACTATCCTCGATGCGCTTGAATGCTACACCCAAAACCTCAAGTATAAACTTGCCAACCTTGGCATCTGCAATGAGTGTAGAAAACAGAAACTCCGACTCAAGGAAATATCCTATTTCTTCAATGGCAGCCTCTCTCAGCTCTTGCTTAAATTCCTCGTCCTCGGTAGCCCATGCAATTTGAAAGGTTATTTTGTCGTTTTTAAGTTGTTCATTAATGTACAACTCTATTCGCTCAGAGAGGTATTTGTAGAATATCAATCCCAGTCCATAATTCATAAAGTCACTGGCATTCATATTTCCACGCATATCGCACGCCATCTTCCAAAGCTGTGCTTTTAGTATTCTTTGTTGTTCTTCGCTCATAATATTGTACTTAGATTGCTTGTTTAACAAGACTCATTATATACTCTAGATTTTTATCATCGGCTACTTTTACTTCATAGTCTCCATTTCCGAGATGCCCGACAGATGAAATATCACGAGTAATATTTTTGGGGTCATCAAGATTACCCCTCTTAATATTGATAGTTAATTTTAAACCGTTTTTCTGTATCTCAAAATCACAAACGTTATTATTTCCTATTTTGAATGCAATATAAAATTTCTGAGGCCTAACTTCTATTCCATCAGCAAGATTGAGAATGGATGATTTAAATTTTTCATATAACTCTATAACCTCCTCGGATTTTCCACGCAGAAGATCCTCCTCTGTATAAACCTTTATCTCGTTTGTAACTTCCTTTAGTTCTGTATTGGTTTGAGTTATTGGCTTAATACTCTCAGCCGATTTTGTTTTACGTATAGGCGAAATAGTAACCGTTCCATTCTCGAATCTCTTAAACTCCCAGAGTTCGATAGCAAGATCTTTGAAATTAGTTGCTTCTTTTTGATTTTCAGTAAAATCAGTAGAAACAAATACAACTCGGGTTTGCGACCAGTCTACACTATCACGTGCCAACGTTTTCTCTAGTCCTTCATTGTACTCTAAAATGAAATCTGCTTTGTTTTGGAGCATCAAACTTAAATATGTAAACCCTTGATCAACAACACTTGCATTCCGATCTCGTTTGTATTCGATAATAACAAAAGCCTTTGATTGTGGGTCGTAGGCAAGTGTATCTATACGTTTACTCTTAATGGTAAATTCAGATTTGACTAATTCTAACCCCATAATGAGAGGTAGATTTTGTTCAAACAAATTCTGAATATCTCTTTCGAGCTTGAAAGGTTTCTCTTTAATCTGCTCCAATTTATCACCTAGGGATTTGTATAGTATCATAAATTTAATTTGCCTTAATTCCAACTAAACAGTTTAATAATATCTTGCATTTTTTCAATAATGCTTTTTTTCTTCGCTTGGTTTTCCCTAAATGTTAATATCAGTGGTTCAATCGCCCTTTTGATAATTTCATTCTTGGGTTTACCAAGATACTCAAATTCTGTGATATATTCATGCAACAATTCTTCGTTGACACCCTCTTCGGCAGCTACTTTTCCAATGGCTTTTGCACGTTCGGCTATGATATACTTATCTAAATCACTTTCTATATCACTGGGTGTGTCTTTATCCTGTCTACCATCTATATGGATGCGTATAAATTCGTCAATAAGTCTACTTTTTGATCTCAAAACAGGATCGCCATTCACTGTGTCGAGCACCGCTTTTCGATCTTTGTTATATGATGCCGACTCTGGGCGCAATTCTTGCAACAAAGCAAGAATATACATTACATTGATGATGTCACGATGGATAAGCTCCAGCTCAAAATCAATATCCGATAATATGCTTTCGGCATCTGGATTTATTGGTTTAACGGCAAGTTGATTTGACATATCTAAATATTTGCTCTGAAAGTCAGCAAATAGCTGATCTTTTATCTCTAAAGCATTTCCATTGAATTCATTATATCCTTTCATCTGAGTCCGTAGACGGAGCATCGCTCTGAAAAGCATGACGAATGTACGCTTATCTTGTTCCGACTGAAACTCCGATATTGAATCTATTGTGGGGTATTTTTCTAAAAAACTAATAGCCTGATTATTGAATTCTTCAACTAAGCTTTGGTATGGTTTCATCAAAACTATTTCTGACGAATTGCTATTAGAGTATAGCGAAATAGCTGCATCTGTATTCTCTTTCAAATCTCTAAAACAGACTATTTTGCCAAACCGTTTTTTCTCATTCAAAACCCTGTTCGTTCTCGAAAATGCCTGCAACAAACCATGATAATTAAGATTCTTGTCTACATAGAGTGTATTTAACCGCTTAGCATCGAATCCTGTGAGAAACATATTTGCTACTAACAAGAGGTCAATCTGACGATTTTTCATTCGCTTGTTGATATCATCGTAGTATAGGTTGAAATTATCGGTGTTGAAGTCCGTTCCAAACATCTCGTTATAATCTCGGATATACCCCTCCAAAATATCACGTGTGTTGCCATCTGAGACAAAACCCTCGTTCATTCCGGTAAGCTCATCCTCGCTGTCTTCATTTTGAGTATAAGTGAATATTGTTGCTATTTTTAAATCGTGGTTCCTACTCTTGAATAGATCGTAATATTTTGTAACCATGGGTACGCCCCCAACAGCAAACATCGCATTAAAGTCACGTTCGTAGGTAGAAGTATTATAGTTGTCCAAGATAAAATCTACAATATCTTCCATACGTTTGTCGCTCATCATTGCCTCTCGCGTATCAATAGATTTGACCTTTTTGTCATCTTCGTTTCTTTTTTTCCATTTACCATGATATTCCACCAAAAAGCTCAACACATTTTCATCCGCAATAGCATCTTTGATGAGATATTCATGCAGACGTTCCCCAAAAATATCTTTCGTGGTTCGTCCGTCATTCGCATTTTTAGCAAGAATAGGTGTACCTGTAAATCCAAAATAGCGAATATGATTGAAGAAATCTGTTATATTAGTGTGCATATCCCCAAACTGACTCCGATGACACTCATCAAAAATCATCACAATATTTTTTTCTTTCACGTCCTGCAATCCTTTACTAAACCGTTCTTTTTGAACGGCATTGTTTAGTTTTTGAATTGTGGTAATCATCAACTTTTTGTTTGATTGTAATGCTTTTACAAGGGCTTTGGTGTTATCTGTACTATCTACAGCTCCAGGTGAAAACGCATCATATTCTTTCTTGGTTTGCGTATCAAGATCATGTCTATCAACAACAAACAGCACCTTATCTATGTCAGGCATCTCAGAAATTAATTGAGCAGCCTTAAACGATGTTAGTGTCTTTCCCGAACCGGTAGTATGCCAAATATATCCGTTTTTAGTTGAATTGGCAACCTTGTCAATCAATGCTTCAACAGCATAGTATTGGTACGGACGAAGTATCATAAGACACTTATCTGATTGATGCAATACAACATATTTTGCCAACATTTTACCCAGTGTGCATTGGTCAAAAAACATCGCTGCAAAAATATCAAGACGGTCTATATGATTGTTTTTGAAATCTGCCCACGGAAATGTGAATTTATATCCCTGATTAGGATTGTTTGTGAAATATCGGGTATTAACACCATTGGATATTACAAATATCTGAATGTATTTGAATAATCCTTTGAATGCAGTTTTATGATAACGTTGCACTTGGCTGTATGCTTGTTTCAGTTCTATACCTCGTTTTTTCAATTCAATCTGAACTAAAGGAAGTCCATTCACTAAAATCGTAACATCATAACGCGACTTACGGCGTCCTTCGTCTGTGATTTGACTTGATACCTGAAACTCGTTCTTACACCACTCTTGCGTGTTAAGAAATTCGATCCATTTCGTTGTACCATCTTCACGAACTAAGGAAAATTTGTCGCGCAACTTGATAGCTTTATCGAATATAGAACCACTTTCGAGATGAATCATTATTCGCCCGAATTCGTCGTCTGAAAGAACTATCTTATTGTGATTATCAAGTTGTTTTCGAAAATTGTTAATAAGAGCTTCTTCATCTTCAATTTTTACAGCTTGGTAATTCATCGAAACGAGGGTCTTTATTAGACCTGATTCTAAAGCTTGTTCGGATTGGGTTGATGTCATTATTTATTATTATTGGCATATTCTTCAAAGGTAAGTATTTGTTGTTAGTTGTCAAAAACTTTCACTCCTTGAAACCGTTAGTTATTATTAGAGAGAAGAGAGGTATACCCAAACATTTTTTGCGGTGAATAAAACTTATATTCTCCGCAAATTTACGGAGAATAATTCGTATTTTTACCGCATAAATTAATTAAACAATGGCAAAATATATTTACCAATATCCGCAATGGCCTGATTTTAGTTGGGATGACAAACAAATTCAACCTATACTTGGAGAGGTTCGTCATCTGCAAGGGAAAATCATCGGTCAAATGAATGTTTTGGGCTTTTCTTTGAAAGAGACAACTTCATTAGCTACATTAACCGAAGATGTTATTAAGTCATCTGAGATTGAGGGAGAAAGGCTTAATTACGATCAAGTACGTTCTTCGATTGCGCGTCGTTTGGGAATTGAAACAGCTGGGATGGTAGCTTCGAACAGATATGTGGAAGGTGTTGTTGACATGATGCTTGATGCAACGCAAAACTATCAAAAACCAATTGATAACGAGCGACTTTTCGGATGGCATGCAGCATTGTTTCCTACAGGTAGAAGTGGTATGCAAAAAATTGAGGTGGGGCAATATCGCACAGGAGAAATGCAGGTAGTTTCGGGGGCGATGGGTAAAGAAAAAGTACATTTTGAAGCTCCGCCTGCAGAGAGTGTTCCCAAAGAGATGGATTTGTTTATTACGTGGCTCAATAGTGATACAAAGTTAGATTCTGTATTAAAATCTGCTATCGCTCACTTTTGGTTCATTATTATACATCCTTTTGATGATGGTAATGGTCGTATTGCTCGAGCAATATCCGATCTCTTACTTGCACGTTCTGATAATAGTAACCAGCGGTTTTACAGTTTGTCGAGCCAAATACTTGCACAAAAAAAGAGATATTACGAGATGTTGCAGAAAGTGCAACACAGCAGTGGAGATATTACTCCTTGGTTTAAGTGGTATCTTGATTGTTTATATGATGCACTCGATGTTACTGCTTTGACTTTAAAAAAAGTTTTATCTAAGTCCAATTTTTGGGAGCAATATAAAGATATACAATTCAATCATCGTCAAAACTTGATTCTCAATAAGGTCTTGGATGGCTTTGACGGTAAACTCACATCATCGAAGTGGGCAAAGATAGCAAAATGTTCATCTGACACGGCTCTTCGTGACATTCAGGATTTGATTTCGAAAGGTATACTTCGCAAAGAGGCACAAGGTGGGCGGAGTACTAATTACGAACTTGGTTTTGATGTTGAAGAATAACTTGGTTTAGTATCTCTGAAATAGACTATTTTGATTATATTTGCAGTGACAATAAAGCGTTCTTTAATAGTATTGTAACTTGTTGATAATCAACCCACCTATCAAAAGGAGGACTTTTAGGAGGATTTAATTTTCGAGGTGTTATAAATACTTGAATATAAGGTGATTGTACGTGAGACTATTTGTCCCGTCCAGCATCATAACGTTGAAGTTCTACGAATTCTTCTGCTGTTTTATTTCCGGCATATTTATCAAGAAACGCCTCCTGTGCTCTGATCATTGGCGTAAAATAATGATCTGTCCAGCAAGTTTCGGGTAAGATAAAGGTGGCAACGGGCATATATCCCGCAGTCTGTATTTGAGCTACTTTATTGGAAATCGTATTCATTTCAGGGAAATGCGGCATACAATAATTTTCAATTTCTGCCGGACGCTTTTCTGTAAACCAGGCACTTTCAGTTACAGCTATATATCCCCCCGATCTCAGAAACTTACGCCACTCTCTCAGCCCCCGTTCAAAACCGATATTATAAATAGCTCCTTCACACCAGATCAGGTCTAACTCCTCATTCTGGAAAGGAAGATTATCCATTGAACGTACAATACCTTTCACCCGGCCCTGAAGATTCAAATCTTTGGAATTACAATTGAGCCGGTCAATGAATTGAGGAAAAAGATCGAAACCTGTAATCTGTCCGGGTATATGCTGAGCCAGCGCCATAGTCTGCCCGCCGGTTCCACAACCGATGTCAGCAATAAAGGATTTGTCGGTAAGATTATCTATAAAGCTCAATGCTTTCAGGGTTATTTCAGGGCTACCGGGCCCTTGACGTTTCATTTTTAAAAAGAATTCACAGATAAAATTAAAATCGAATTCGTGAATAGTGGTAATATTTTCGTTACTCATTGTTGTAATGTATGTAGCATACAAGGAAAGCATAGCAATGCTTTTGATCACTGTACGCAAGATTAAAAACTATAATTATAAATAATAGAAAATCACTCTCAAAAGGAGTTATCCGAGAGTAAACGAAAGGACAATCTGTATAAGAAATACAAATTGTTTACTAAACCAAATCCGTTTTAAGTAAATTACGTGTCATGTTGCAAAGGTATGAAAAAATAATTAATGGTGAGAACTTATAATATTTTCTAACAAATAAACAATCCCGGAGGAAGATCGAGGGCATTAGCTTGCTTCTAGATATTAGACTATATACCTAATTAATAACCTAAATTCAAATCCCCGAATAAAAAAGTATAATGGGATTCCTGATTTTCAAGATCATTTATAACTTTTAAAAACTTACTGACACACTGTTGTCAACCTTGTATAATATTTTTGCATCAATAATCGAAATCCAAAAACATTAGAATATGAAACTTAAATCTTACTTAGTATTTAATGGTAATACAAAAGAAGTACTAAATTTTTACGCAAAAGTATTTAATGGGACGAAAAGCGGCTGGACTTTCGCTGAAATACCTTAATTAGTTACTTAGAAAGCTTTCAGGCTCAGGTCAATATTCGGAGCAGCATATATTATCGCTCCCGAAGAGATATAATCCACACCCGTTTCGGCTATTGCATGCACTGATTCTTTCGTGATTCCACCCGACGCCTCTACCTTAACAGCACCATCAATGAGCTGTACCGCCGCTGCCATTTCAAACAGTGACATGTTATCCAGCATAATCACATCCACTGCATTTGTAGCCAACGCTTCTTTCACTTCGTTAAGATTACGGGTCTCCACTTCTATTTGCAGATCTTTTCCTATCTCTTTCAGATATTTCACTGTAGCTTCCACAGCTTTGGTTATACTTCCGGCATAATCGTTATGATTATCTTTCAGCATTATCATATCAAAAAGCCCGTAACGGTGATTCTTTCCCCCGCCGATATACACAGCCCATTTTTCACACATACGGAAGATAGGAGATGTTTTGCGGGTGTCGAGTATGCGGGTATCGGTATCGGCCAATAACTCCACCATTTCGTGCGTATAAGTAGCTATGCCGCTCATGCGTTGCATACAGTTGAGAACCAGTCGTTCCATTGTAAGGATAGAACGCGCCGAACCGGATACAATGAAAGCAATATCGCCTTCCTTCACGCTATCCCCATCATTCTTATATACTTCTATCTCCAGGCTCTTATCATAATAATGAAATATCTCCTGAGCAAGATCTACACCAGCCAGAATACAGTCATGCTTGATTAGCAGTCGTGCTCTCTGTTTCAAACCGACAGGGACACTGGCTAAAGTAGAGTGATCACCGTCTCCGATATCTTCTTTTATAGCTTCATCTATAAAATGATATAGTCTTTCATCCGTTACATAAGGTGGTCTATTCATTTCTTATCCAAATCTTTATTATAAAATGTACCTCTATTTTCTGTTTGTTCCATACTTTGGGTTATTATCAGAAAGGCGACACTTACCAGATTACGCAACTCTGATAACTGGGGTGACAAAATGGAAAAGTTATATATTTCTTTCACCGACCTGTATATCTCTTCCTCTTTCTGTTTTGCCAACTTTAGGCGTCTATTACTACGAACTATACCCACGAGGTCACTCATCAATGTCTGTAATTCTTTGCGCAGATAATTCAGTAATACCATTTCCTCATTTACTTTCATTCCTTCCTGATCCCATTCCGGAATTTTATGAAGCTGTTCATAGTTAAAGTTGTCCTCACGCAGTCGTTCCAACGTTTTCACAGCTGCACGATGACCGAACACCAACGCTTCGAGCAAGGAATTCGATGCCAAACGATTTGCGCCGTGCAATCCCGTATTGGAACATTCGCCTACAGCAAACATATTTTTAATTGTGCTTTGTCCGAACAGGTCTACATCTATACCTCCACACAGATAATGGCTGGCAGGTACAACAGGTATCAAATCCCTGAACATATCCAGTCCGGCATCTTTACACTGCTTGTAGATATTTGGAAAATGTTCCATGAACTTACCCTGGTTTAGATGGCGACAGTCGAGACATACATAATCGTCTCCTCGCAGCTTCATTTCGCTATCGATAGCACGGGCCACAATATCACGCGATGCCAACTCTTCCCTGTCATCATATTTATGCATGAATGCTTCTCCCGATGCAGTGCATAGTTTTGCACCAAAACCTCTTACAGCCTCCGAAATCAATGGCAATTGCCCGGTGGTAAGGCTATAAAATGCAGTAGGATGAAACTGGATGAACTGCATATTACTGATTCTGGCTTTCGCTCTGTGTGCCAGACCTATACCATCTCCTGTAGCGATTATCGGATTGGTTGTATTCTTATATACATGTCCGCAGCCACCTGTTGCCATAAGTGTTATTTTGGCGGACATCTTCTTTATGCGTTGCGTCTTCAGATCGAGGACGTAAGCTCCGTAACAGTTCAGATTATATTTATCGAATGATTCACCCGGAATATGATGTTCCGTAATAAGGTCTATCACATAATGATGATTGAGCAGCTCCACATTAGGTAACCGCTCAATAGCTTTCAACAAAGCTCTTTCTATCTCTGCTCCGGTAATATCTTTATAATGTACTACACGATTTTCTGTATGGCCGCCTTCACGTCCCAAATCATATGCCTGAAACTCATTTTTGTCGAAGTTAGCCCCCCACTCCACTATTTCGCGAATACGTTCAGGCCCTTCGGTCACCACTACTTCCACAGCTTCCCTTTTGCATAATCCGTCTCCGGCACGTAGGGTATCTTCGATATGTTTTTCGAAACTATCTTTTGTAAAATCCGTTACAACAGCTACACCACCCTGGGCATACTTTGTATTCGACTCCTCATCATCCGATTTGGTTATGACTGTAACTTTAGCATCCGGTTTCTGCTGCGCTATTTTCATCGCATAAGAAAGTCCTGATATGCCTGAGCCGATTACAAGAACATCTGTATAAATCATTCTATAAATTAAAAAATTATGAATGAAGAATTATGAATTATGAATTACTTAGCGTCTGTGCCATTTTTCATTCTTAATTCTTAATTCTTAATTTCCTATTATCTACTTAATTGCTTTCGAAAGTTCCAGCATCTTATTTATCGGACGCAGTGCCTTAATGCGTATTTCTTCATCCATCAGGATTTCAGGAAGTTCGTATTTCATGCATAAATACAATTTTTCCATTGTATTCAATTTCATGAAATGACATTCACTGCAATTACATTTATCATCGATAGTAAGTGCCGGAATAAGTTTCTTTCCGGGCGCCCGTTTACGCATCTCGTGCAATATACCTTCTTCGGTGGCTACAATAAATTCCTCTGCCGCATCATTTACTACATAATTAAGCAGATTTGCAGTAGAACCGATATAATGTGCAACCTGTAATACAGGTTTCTGAGCTTCAGGGTGTGCTATTAACTTCGCCTTCGGATGATTCAGCATTTGCTCTGCAATCCTTTCCAATGAAAAAGCTTCGTGCACAATGCAAGCTCCATCCCAAAGTATCATATCACGACCTGTCACCTGATTGATATATCGTCCCAGATTTTTATCAGGAGCAAATATTATTTTTTGCTCTTCAGGCAGCGAATTTATAATATGCTCGGCATTGGATGAAGTTACTATGATGTCGCTTTCGGCTTTTACGCCCGAGTCACAGTTGATATAGCTTACCACAATCGCTCCGGGATGTTTCTTTTTCAACTCTCTCAAACCTTCTCCTGAACAGGAATCTGCTAATGAACACCCGGCCAACAAATCAGGTAATATCACTTTCTTGGTCGG
Protein-coding sequences here:
- a CDS encoding type I restriction endonuclease subunit R, translating into MTSTQSEQALESGLIKTLVSMNYQAVKIEDEEALINNFRKQLDNHNKIVLSDDEFGRIMIHLESGSIFDKAIKLRDKFSLVREDGTTKWIEFLNTQEWCKNEFQVSSQITDEGRRKSRYDVTILVNGLPLVQIELKKRGIELKQAYSQVQRYHKTAFKGLFKYIQIFVISNGVNTRYFTNNPNQGYKFTFPWADFKNNHIDRLDIFAAMFFDQCTLGKMLAKYVVLHQSDKCLMILRPYQYYAVEALIDKVANSTKNGYIWHTTGSGKTLTSFKAAQLISEMPDIDKVLFVVDRHDLDTQTKKEYDAFSPGAVDSTDNTKALVKALQSNKKLMITTIQKLNNAVQKERFSKGLQDVKEKNIVMIFDECHRSQFGDMHTNITDFFNHIRYFGFTGTPILAKNANDGRTTKDIFGERLHEYLIKDAIADENVLSFLVEYHGKWKKRNEDDKKVKSIDTREAMMSDKRMEDIVDFILDNYNTSTYERDFNAMFAVGGVPMVTKYYDLFKSRNHDLKIATIFTYTQNEDSEDELTGMNEGFVSDGNTRDILEGYIRDYNEMFGTDFNTDNFNLYYDDINKRMKNRQIDLLLVANMFLTGFDAKRLNTLYVDKNLNYHGLLQAFSRTNRVLNEKKRFGKIVCFRDLKENTDAAISLYSNSNSSEIVLMKPYQSLVEEFNNQAISFLEKYPTIDSISEFQSEQDKRTFVMLFRAMLRLRTQMKGYNEFNGNALEIKDQLFADFQSKYLDMSNQLAVKPINPDAESILSDIDFELELIHRDIINVMYILALLQELRPESASYNKDRKAVLDTVNGDPVLRSKSRLIDEFIRIHIDGRQDKDTPSDIESDLDKYIIAERAKAIGKVAAEEGVNEELLHEYITEFEYLGKPKNEIIKRAIEPLILTFRENQAKKKSIIEKMQDIIKLFSWN
- a CDS encoding Fic family protein, translated to MAKYIYQYPQWPDFSWDDKQIQPILGEVRHLQGKIIGQMNVLGFSLKETTSLATLTEDVIKSSEIEGERLNYDQVRSSIARRLGIETAGMVASNRYVEGVVDMMLDATQNYQKPIDNERLFGWHAALFPTGRSGMQKIEVGQYRTGEMQVVSGAMGKEKVHFEAPPAESVPKEMDLFITWLNSDTKLDSVLKSAIAHFWFIIIHPFDDGNGRIARAISDLLLARSDNSNQRFYSLSSQILAQKKRYYEMLQKVQHSSGDITPWFKWYLDCLYDALDVTALTLKKVLSKSNFWEQYKDIQFNHRQNLILNKVLDGFDGKLTSSKWAKIAKCSSDTALRDIQDLISKGILRKEAQGGRSTNYELGFDVEE
- a CDS encoding class I SAM-dependent methyltransferase, with the protein product MLSLYATYITTMSNENITTIHEFDFNFICEFFLKMKRQGPGSPEITLKALSFIDNLTDKSFIADIGCGTGGQTMALAQHIPGQITGFDLFPQFIDRLNCNSKDLNLQGRVKGIVRSMDNLPFQNEELDLIWCEGAIYNIGFERGLREWRKFLRSGGYIAVTESAWFTEKRPAEIENYCMPHFPEMNTISNKVAQIQTAGYMPVATFILPETCWTDHYFTPMIRAQEAFLDKYAGNKTAEEFVELQRYDAGRDK
- the nadC gene encoding carboxylating nicotinate-nucleotide diphosphorylase; amino-acid sequence: MNRPPYVTDERLYHFIDEAIKEDIGDGDHSTLASVPVGLKQRARLLIKHDCILAGVDLAQEIFHYYDKSLEIEVYKNDGDSVKEGDIAFIVSGSARSILTMERLVLNCMQRMSGIATYTHEMVELLADTDTRILDTRKTSPIFRMCEKWAVYIGGGKNHRYGLFDMIMLKDNHNDYAGSITKAVEATVKYLKEIGKDLQIEVETRNLNEVKEALATNAVDVIMLDNMSLFEMAAAVQLIDGAVKVEASGGITKESVHAIAETGVDYISSGAIIYAAPNIDLSLKAF